A part of Polyangiaceae bacterium genomic DNA contains:
- a CDS encoding DUF4139 domain-containing protein — translation MFRRTLKNTIAGRMGGLALFAALGLSAATTGCTKNLPVSEPIRTDAALGKVVIYRNGVAYFERRALVRGDKLTLTVPSGKIDDFLKSLTIVNAKTGESLPVAYPTVDESGDDTELTIQLPGKGPHDLAISYVTESPAWKPSYRVELDKTGSGQLEAWAVVDNVSGEDWKRVHVGVGSSSALSFRYDLASVRLIERETLSDNAALALAPPTGGSSYTVAKKEVQVLGGISDEELERNEDDKVAMAEAADTAKVLEQSGYGGVPASGRSRPSAEPRPATKSPAKPRGDYAGAGEGKKGKDYRRKAANAAGNIAARAQQHGRIRVEGYAKPGDDDGARASLDRANKARDLLIANGVDADNIEVVATGKTNTEGVRVIAVDQPVAPEQPKHSKGTAEEPTGSAYFMAKTPMSIERDHSAMISLVKAKTEVEPVYYYDPVSARGSQQFAFKAVRIKNPTQYTLDQGPFTVYAKGQFLGEGLSEAIPPKSEAFIPYALDRQVVVETKEDAREEIDQLVTIQRGIVTAQSQRIRRTKLELANKGQEPVHVFIRHATKPGYELVAAKGSKQQKLNGAYLFPVTIPAGGSVDVEIEEATPITASLDMATPSGAKAISLYLKTSKTLDPDLRKGLQEVLALHRAMSDAQDKVDTLHRQMAEYRNRIDEIHIQLVTLKKVPQAQTLSRGLAKKMEEISDRLQKATLDVATVEGEQMTRRVELQDKLAELKLKPANERVAVK, via the coding sequence ATGTTTCGACGCACACTGAAGAACACCATCGCAGGCCGTATGGGGGGCCTCGCGTTATTTGCCGCGTTGGGTCTCAGCGCCGCCACCACGGGTTGCACCAAGAACCTGCCAGTCAGCGAGCCAATTCGAACTGACGCGGCTCTGGGCAAGGTCGTCATCTATCGCAACGGCGTCGCCTACTTCGAGCGACGGGCGCTGGTACGCGGCGACAAGCTCACATTGACCGTGCCTTCCGGGAAGATCGACGACTTCCTCAAGAGCCTGACCATCGTCAACGCGAAAACCGGAGAGAGCCTCCCAGTCGCTTACCCGACGGTCGATGAGAGCGGTGATGACACGGAACTCACCATCCAGCTACCTGGCAAGGGGCCCCATGACCTAGCCATCAGCTATGTGACCGAAAGCCCGGCTTGGAAGCCGAGTTATCGCGTGGAATTGGACAAGACCGGCTCCGGTCAGCTCGAGGCCTGGGCTGTAGTGGACAACGTGAGCGGCGAAGACTGGAAGCGCGTCCACGTCGGAGTGGGCAGCTCGTCTGCGTTGAGCTTCCGCTACGATCTCGCCAGCGTGCGCCTTATCGAGCGCGAAACGCTGTCGGACAACGCAGCGCTCGCGCTCGCACCGCCCACCGGTGGCTCCTCCTACACCGTGGCGAAGAAGGAAGTGCAAGTACTCGGCGGGATCTCCGATGAGGAGCTCGAGCGCAACGAGGACGACAAGGTCGCGATGGCTGAAGCCGCAGACACCGCCAAGGTGCTGGAGCAGTCAGGCTATGGCGGTGTACCGGCGAGCGGACGCAGCAGACCTTCAGCAGAGCCTCGGCCTGCCACCAAGTCGCCTGCGAAACCCCGCGGGGACTACGCAGGCGCGGGTGAGGGCAAGAAGGGCAAAGACTACAGGCGTAAAGCCGCCAACGCCGCCGGCAACATCGCCGCGCGCGCACAGCAACATGGCCGTATCCGCGTGGAAGGCTACGCCAAGCCGGGTGACGACGATGGCGCGCGCGCGTCCCTCGACCGCGCGAACAAGGCGCGTGACCTGTTGATCGCCAACGGCGTTGACGCGGACAACATCGAAGTCGTCGCTACGGGCAAGACCAACACCGAAGGCGTGCGCGTCATCGCGGTGGACCAACCTGTCGCCCCGGAGCAACCGAAACACAGCAAGGGCACAGCGGAGGAGCCCACCGGATCGGCTTACTTCATGGCCAAGACGCCGATGAGCATCGAGCGCGACCATTCCGCGATGATCAGCTTGGTCAAGGCCAAGACCGAGGTGGAGCCGGTCTACTACTACGATCCGGTGAGCGCGCGCGGATCTCAGCAGTTCGCGTTCAAGGCGGTGCGCATCAAGAACCCCACCCAGTACACCCTCGATCAAGGACCGTTCACGGTCTACGCCAAGGGTCAGTTCCTCGGGGAAGGACTCTCGGAGGCTATTCCGCCGAAGAGCGAAGCCTTCATCCCGTACGCCCTCGACCGTCAAGTCGTGGTCGAGACGAAGGAAGACGCCCGCGAGGAAATCGACCAGCTCGTCACCATTCAACGCGGCATCGTGACGGCGCAGAGTCAGCGCATTCGGCGGACCAAGCTGGAACTAGCCAACAAGGGGCAAGAGCCGGTCCACGTGTTCATTCGTCACGCGACCAAGCCTGGCTATGAGCTGGTCGCCGCGAAGGGCTCCAAGCAACAGAAGCTGAACGGCGCCTACCTGTTCCCAGTGACCATCCCTGCTGGGGGCAGCGTTGACGTGGAGATCGAGGAGGCGACGCCAATCACCGCAAGTCTCGACATGGCCACGCCGAGCGGCGCCAAAGCCATCTCGCTCTACCTCAAGACCTCGAAGACGCTCGATCCCGATTTGCGGAAGGGCCTGCAAGAGGTGCTCGCGCTGCACCGCGCGATGTCCGACGCGCAAGACAAGGTCGACACGCTACACCGCCAGATGGCTGAGTATCGGAACCGCATCGACGAGATCCACATCCAGCTGGTCACCCTGAAGAAGGTCCCCCAGGCGCAGACCTTGAGCCGTGGCCTCGCGAAGAAGATGGAAGAAATCTCGGACCGCCTGCAGAAGGCGACGCTCGATGTCGCGACGGTGGAAGGCGAGCAGATGACCCGCCGCGTAGAGCTCCAGGACAAGCTCGCGGAGCTGAAGCTGAAGCCCGCGAATGAGCGCGTCGCCGTGAAGTGA